The Salinigranum marinum genome contains a region encoding:
- a CDS encoding DUF555 domain-containing protein: protein MAERSSGSPPATNRQSYRPNARYNEDQVSAQDVPGNHSRPSQYVVVFSIPWIVRGAETGQDAINIAVSEVGKRVSSASECARNVDISVQELGCNQCETGTDALLLVSETALVGLLLEVEVDAPDSKTAETVARRAIGSQLHDTPLTSVNIFPAA from the coding sequence ATGGCTGAGAGAAGTTCAGGTTCTCCGCCCGCTACGAATCGACAATCCTACAGACCCAACGCCAGGTACAACGAGGATCAGGTATCTGCCCAGGATGTACCGGGGAACCACTCCCGCCCAAGCCAATACGTTGTCGTATTCTCGATCCCGTGGATTGTTCGCGGAGCGGAGACCGGACAGGACGCGATCAATATCGCGGTCAGTGAAGTCGGAAAGCGTGTCAGCTCGGCCAGTGAGTGCGCTCGAAACGTCGACATCAGTGTTCAAGAGCTCGGATGTAATCAATGCGAAACCGGAACAGACGCACTCCTCTTGGTTTCGGAAACTGCTCTCGTAGGATTACTTCTCGAAGTTGAGGTCGACGCTCCAGATTCCAAGACTGCCGAAACGGTAGCTCGTCGAGCGATTGGTTCCCAGCTCCACGATACGCCCCTGACCTCAGTCAATATATTTCCTGCCGCCTGA
- a CDS encoding transposase, with product MTEDSSLPRDRLAEFVTEIGEQTEDLCHIHDHITRVIANLDIDDDWFSDYDDPDRAKFDLDAVVQMFLYQHARGFNQSELERRLKGAAYVYIRFGLGSPLSQQIISHNWRNRFCHSERQAIETVAEQIRKVCADNDIIDTGEPALEPSDVNAKHGIGEEQIMDAVERATELGFTEFSADRASNAKYPLEAFFERQGYLNMAKAGTTTLRRRFARLSDRSEVPHGSTHNRTMKKVASPDSQTILVDYEDGQRPLDWKRIRDAILPAFHAGVEKQLDEIAGRDRQGLREPLMAAIDITTFNFWPSPFRNEKEVAWDEEPVVSESGREVYPKEDYPEMVSGFKPSNKEKAERGYKFATLSIVAEETPIILAIEPVRDERWWEKADANVDVERTPRVDIVNRLMEQATRHVDIHKVFCDREFDVHGIRDALDRGSVQYVIGKQERSNSDAINIKEIKEDTVYDTRIEHAELWHEGRMHKVSIIYKSGGEYSLFTVNGWVDEHRAEALISQYRHRWTIENEYKDIKAHFLPQTATKDYRIRFLYFVIGVILHNVWRLANFVLRDEIDVHLGESPPLRAGEIVELVGFCLFDPGG from the coding sequence ATGACAGAGGACAGCAGTTTGCCACGTGATAGGCTCGCGGAGTTCGTTACCGAGATTGGTGAGCAGACGGAGGACCTCTGTCATATCCACGACCACATCACTCGCGTCATCGCAAACCTCGACATCGATGACGACTGGTTCTCGGACTACGATGACCCTGACCGGGCGAAGTTCGACCTCGATGCCGTCGTCCAGATGTTCCTCTACCAGCACGCTCGGGGATTCAACCAGTCCGAACTAGAGCGCCGACTGAAAGGAGCGGCCTACGTCTACATCCGTTTTGGTCTCGGGAGCCCACTCAGTCAACAGATTATCAGCCACAATTGGCGAAATCGGTTCTGTCATTCCGAACGGCAGGCCATCGAGACAGTCGCGGAGCAGATTCGGAAGGTCTGTGCCGACAACGACATCATAGATACTGGCGAGCCCGCGCTCGAACCAAGCGATGTGAACGCCAAGCACGGCATCGGAGAAGAGCAAATCATGGACGCTGTAGAGCGAGCGACGGAACTGGGGTTTACCGAGTTCTCTGCCGACCGCGCATCGAACGCTAAGTACCCGTTAGAAGCGTTTTTCGAGCGACAGGGCTATTTGAACATGGCCAAAGCGGGTACAACGACGCTTCGGCGGCGGTTCGCGCGGTTGAGTGACCGCTCGGAAGTTCCGCATGGCTCCACTCACAATCGGACGATGAAGAAGGTCGCCAGTCCTGACTCACAGACGATTTTGGTAGACTACGAAGATGGACAGCGACCACTCGACTGGAAGCGGATTCGCGATGCAATTCTGCCAGCGTTTCACGCGGGTGTTGAGAAACAGTTAGACGAGATTGCTGGTCGCGACCGGCAGGGTCTCCGCGAGCCACTGATGGCTGCTATCGACATCACGACGTTCAATTTCTGGCCGTCACCGTTCAGGAACGAGAAGGAAGTTGCGTGGGACGAAGAACCCGTCGTGAGTGAGAGCGGTCGAGAAGTGTATCCCAAAGAAGACTACCCCGAGATGGTGTCGGGATTCAAGCCCTCGAACAAGGAGAAGGCGGAACGCGGGTACAAGTTCGCCACTCTGTCTATCGTAGCCGAGGAGACGCCAATTATCCTCGCTATCGAGCCAGTGCGCGACGAACGGTGGTGGGAGAAGGCAGACGCGAACGTAGACGTGGAGCGGACACCGCGCGTGGACATTGTAAACCGTCTAATGGAACAGGCTACGCGCCACGTAGACATCCACAAGGTATTCTGCGACCGTGAGTTCGACGTACACGGTATCCGCGACGCCCTTGACAGGGGGAGCGTTCAGTACGTGATTGGTAAGCAGGAGCGTTCGAATTCTGACGCGATAAATATCAAGGAAATTAAAGAGGATACGGTGTACGACACTCGTATCGAACACGCCGAGTTATGGCATGAGGGGCGGATGCATAAGGTGAGTATCATATACAAGTCGGGAGGTGAGTACTCGCTGTTCACGGTAAACGGGTGGGTTGATGAGCATAGAGCAGAGGCACTCATCAGTCAGTATCGGCATCGGTGGACGATTGAGAACGAGTACAAGGACATCAAGGCGCATTTCCTCCCACAGACGGCGACCAAGGACTACCGGATTCGCTTCTTGTACTTCGTGATTGGCGTGATACTACACAACGTGTGGCGACTCGCTAATTTCGTGCTGCGTGACGAAATTGATGTACATCTCGGTGAGTCTCCGCCGCTCCGTGCTGGCGAAATCGTCGAACTGGTCGGGTTCTGTCTGTTCGACCCGGGCGGTTGA
- a CDS encoding winged helix-turn-helix transcriptional regulator yields MEFTIGVMTLSPSAYLSRKGTIELLCELSPEGSRFEELLDELPISRPTLANRLAEGQEVSLLEPRPIAGERGTTHEYVFTPRGATIRVLLFQQGLVLEYQQYKMALKQFEAGCDKFKETIETNPPNLGNSKLNEENLRTIIQRSALSEMAEE; encoded by the coding sequence GTGGAGTTCACGATTGGAGTGATGACTCTCTCGCCTAGTGCGTATCTCTCTAGAAAGGGCACTATCGAGCTACTCTGCGAGCTTAGCCCTGAAGGGTCCCGGTTCGAAGAGCTACTGGATGAACTCCCGATTAGCCGACCGACACTTGCAAACCGGCTGGCTGAGGGTCAAGAGGTCTCGCTCTTAGAGCCCAGACCGATTGCTGGTGAACGAGGGACCACTCACGAATACGTATTCACACCGAGAGGGGCAACCATTCGCGTGCTACTATTCCAACAGGGGCTCGTTTTGGAATACCAGCAGTACAAGATGGCACTCAAACAGTTCGAGGCTGGTTGTGACAAGTTCAAAGAGACAATCGAGACAAACCCACCAAACTTAGGAAACTCAAAACTCAATGAAGAGAACCTTCGCACCATTATCCAACGGAGTGCCCTTTCAGAGATGGCCGAAGAGTGA
- a CDS encoding orc1/cdc6 family replication initiation protein, protein MIQNARVLQPEFVPRDVVHRTHEVTTLSAALDPVTDGQKGEVSFLHGPSGAGKTCIARYITEQLQESVLDLNTQYVNCWEDYSRFKTLYRVLEGIDRTLDIHRQSTPRDELLDRLRDYDGPPYVVILDEVDQLEDKRVLYELHRTRKLTLVLIANQEAGLFEPLNERLTSRLRTATRIQFDRYTVDELVSILEPRVRWGLQEDVVTTEQLEWIADAAAGDARVGIEVLRVAARRTTQRGLDTIPDEVLREAVSEAKSEIRQRNVGKLTADQRILYEIVTELGEVPPSTLYEEYRARADDPKSDRMVRNYLQKMERYNLVRAEGENRGRTYCSVV, encoded by the coding sequence ATGATACAAAATGCGCGGGTGTTGCAACCCGAATTCGTCCCTCGGGACGTGGTACACCGTACTCACGAAGTAACCACACTCTCTGCTGCACTGGACCCTGTTACCGACGGGCAAAAAGGCGAGGTTTCGTTCCTTCACGGACCCTCGGGAGCAGGCAAAACCTGCATCGCTCGGTACATCACCGAACAACTCCAAGAGAGCGTCCTCGACCTCAACACCCAGTACGTCAACTGCTGGGAAGACTACTCTCGGTTCAAAACGCTCTATCGGGTGTTAGAAGGCATCGACCGCACACTCGACATCCATCGTCAATCAACCCCGAGAGACGAGCTTCTTGACCGGCTCCGCGACTACGACGGCCCTCCGTACGTCGTCATCCTTGACGAGGTGGACCAGTTAGAAGACAAGCGCGTGTTGTACGAGTTGCACCGAACGCGGAAGCTGACGCTGGTCCTCATCGCCAATCAGGAAGCGGGTCTGTTCGAACCGCTGAACGAGCGACTGACGAGTCGGCTTCGCACGGCCACCCGCATTCAGTTCGACCGCTACACTGTAGACGAACTCGTGTCGATACTGGAGCCACGTGTCCGGTGGGGACTGCAAGAGGACGTGGTGACCACAGAGCAGTTGGAGTGGATTGCCGACGCAGCAGCCGGGGACGCACGCGTGGGTATCGAAGTCTTGCGTGTAGCTGCTCGACGGACCACTCAACGCGGTCTCGATACAATTCCTGACGAGGTACTCCGAGAGGCGGTTTCGGAAGCGAAGTCGGAAATCAGACAACGTAACGTAGGCAAGCTCACCGCAGACCAGCGTATCCTCTACGAGATAGTTACAGAACTCGGTGAGGTTCCCCCAAGCACACTGTACGAGGAGTACCGAGCGCGAGCGGACGACCCAAAGTCAGACCGCATGGTGCGGAACTACTTGCAGAAGATGGAACGTTACAATCTAGTCCGAGCCGAGGGAGAAAATCGTGGTCGGACGTACTGTTCAGTAGTCTAA
- a CDS encoding tyrosine-type recombinase/integrase, whose translation MTAAESGGSTAETDLEATIEARLVSLDSGNYRANNRLVLDAFKKYLEDQRGVTTLEDLEVIDCRRYAQHLRERVHDDDDPLSAASAHANGPYFTIVRAFLGWCVDDERIDSNPARPNRVKEPLPEHHGDHDRQFWSAEAREALLEFVGERAHDALDESADDRERTFRDRALVTMLALTGARGAELFADPRDEYRNGLRWSDVDLEKGIATVFGKTRERQPIPLTDRVVETLERYRTVLDPATGDWPVFPTRHHASLAKAAKEGLEAQGWSAEDIEAALAVSTSMEILRDHGIAPPALSKNGTRSLMKRLCDAADVDIDGEYLKPHGGRRGLGSDLYARDAELAQELLRHESIETTHQSYREQNVVERRKRLEDILGE comes from the coding sequence ATGACAGCCGCCGAATCAGGGGGTTCGACCGCCGAGACTGACCTCGAAGCCACCATCGAGGCGCGACTGGTCAGTCTCGACTCCGGCAACTACCGGGCGAACAACCGTCTCGTCCTCGACGCGTTCAAGAAGTATCTGGAGGACCAGCGCGGAGTCACGACCCTCGAGGACCTGGAGGTCATCGACTGTCGTCGATACGCACAGCACCTCCGCGAGCGCGTCCACGACGACGATGATCCCCTTTCGGCGGCCTCAGCCCACGCGAACGGCCCGTACTTCACCATCGTCCGGGCGTTCCTCGGCTGGTGCGTCGACGACGAGCGAATTGACTCGAACCCGGCTCGACCGAACCGCGTCAAGGAGCCACTTCCGGAGCACCACGGGGACCACGACAGACAATTCTGGTCGGCCGAGGCTCGAGAGGCGCTGCTGGAGTTCGTCGGCGAACGGGCGCACGACGCACTTGACGAGTCGGCAGACGACCGCGAGCGGACCTTCCGGGATCGAGCTCTCGTGACGATGCTCGCCCTCACAGGTGCCCGTGGAGCGGAGCTGTTCGCCGACCCTCGAGACGAGTATCGCAACGGCCTCCGGTGGAGCGATGTCGACCTCGAAAAGGGGATCGCCACCGTCTTCGGTAAGACACGGGAACGCCAGCCGATCCCTCTTACTGATCGCGTTGTCGAGACCCTTGAGCGGTACCGGACGGTGCTCGACCCAGCGACCGGTGACTGGCCGGTGTTTCCGACTCGTCACCATGCTTCGCTCGCGAAGGCCGCCAAAGAGGGTCTCGAAGCCCAGGGGTGGAGCGCGGAGGACATTGAGGCGGCGCTAGCGGTCTCCACGTCGATGGAGATCCTCCGAGACCACGGGATCGCGCCGCCGGCGCTCTCGAAGAACGGAACGCGATCTCTGATGAAGCGTCTTTGTGACGCTGCTGATGTCGATATCGACGGCGAGTATCTCAAGCCACACGGTGGCCGACGGGGACTGGGGAGTGACCTCTACGCACGGGACGCCGAACTCGCCCAAGAACTCCTCCGCCACGAGTCGATCGAGACCACCCACCAGTCCTACCGCGAGCAGAACGTCGTCGAGCGACGGAAACGACTCGAAGATATTCTCGGAGAATAG
- a CDS encoding zinc ribbon domain-containing protein: MPYCSNCGSSVGETHHYCSSCGNALSKTARSEDDPPMAIDRDGFLSPRSLSYVSALLSGDQTIDRESVSHKQLQRDVNAAFSDFARIAMVEDLNLLLLWASGSGSTSMDTPVEDMNSQQFQDWLASLGLIRTLQLYDDALGTDFRSEFNEKLQELIEIAREEIDDSDGSPP; the protein is encoded by the coding sequence ATGCCGTACTGCTCGAATTGTGGAAGCAGCGTCGGTGAGACTCACCACTACTGCAGCTCTTGCGGGAACGCTCTTTCGAAAACAGCGAGGTCTGAAGATGATCCACCGATGGCGATTGATCGGGATGGGTTCCTCTCGCCACGCTCACTCTCGTACGTCTCGGCGCTACTGAGCGGCGATCAGACCATCGACAGAGAGTCAGTCTCTCACAAGCAGCTCCAGCGAGACGTGAACGCCGCATTTTCAGACTTCGCTCGGATCGCGATGGTCGAGGATCTCAATCTCCTTCTCCTCTGGGCGTCAGGGTCTGGATCCACCTCGATGGATACCCCGGTTGAAGATATGAACAGCCAGCAATTCCAAGACTGGTTAGCCTCGTTGGGTCTCATACGCACCCTTCAGCTGTATGATGACGCCCTCGGGACGGATTTCAGGTCCGAATTCAACGAGAAGTTACAGGAGCTGATTGAGATCGCAAGAGAAGAGATTGATGACAGCGATGGGTCTCCCCCATAG
- a CDS encoding AAA family ATPase, producing MSNNPLEFETLDIRRAPGFARDGPLLDTISQDVTIVHGPNGAGKTTLAKGLHWALWPETAPPEARLTAHFRANNDDWRVDIDGTRASFQRNGGPANQPSLPATEYRSRYQLALHELLQSDTDNESFADRIRRESAGGYDLDAAGEALGFNDTPSTRRKGEVRAASEALEAAREAKSEVEEIREDQQRLDELRRRREQAREDHAHLDLVERAIEFTQTRNEIREYCAELRSYPSVLEQVDGDEIETVERLDNEIETWKGRKEDAEGKKEEATDSLDDADLPESGLPDGLLEQAKTLQQTIGSLEEDIRRQKSELEGVKERRKQERTEIPLDLEREDLAGLNPEMWPDVEDFVTTAAEVRAERQLKRAIEERLGNPQRPDADPDTLGRGQQALEQWLETPEEGAKESDNRLQTVRRVALVSSVLLVIAGIALGALVSPLGYGLAIVGGILAVYVFVQSGSDRSEDGQRATHRQTYEDLVLDPPASWEPSAVREQLRSLYSDEASHILADQQEQQAATLSPDSDLEQKEATLEERRTKLRESLGAAPEGPGVELMPMVKGIVRWQRAHAEVKKYEGRVKQLESEATTKRQELTELLSPYFDDVQVTSAETAEGHVSALEDRQEQYESAQEQLESARGEIQEAKEELNERIERRDGVYKELGVDPGDDDRLRDLCEQVDEYEDIKADIDGAQTRARMQSREMAEYEGYDPSLKTEKLGTLKQRAQRLRETAEDPEELSDQISRIEERVQGAKERTNVEEALKKRDAALEDLEDLYESDAASMVGHTLLEHVREVTREASRPPVFERARELLAEITQGRYRLDIAEDSGRFRAYDSVDERGYALDELSSGTQLQVLLAVRLAFVDQQEQGVALPLLMDETLANSDDRRAEVIIDAVIELARAGRQVFYFTAQGDEVAKWREALEAASEVDYETVDLAEQRDLEQSVDVPSLEAYQRGPEGPPAPEGRDHGAYGTALDVPQFNPRKGAGGAHLWYIVDDVELLYELMELGVERWGQLRTLATETTLEAVAAQDALNDALALGRALETFVEAWQVGRGAYVDRQVIESTDAVTENFVDEVADLAKELNGDGEELVEALRAGEVSRFRRNKADEFETYLTESGYIDPVDPLEPAEVRVRVVNRLVAEGVSESTAKQRATQLMSRLDEGVETMVDSPEAQT from the coding sequence ATGAGCAACAATCCACTCGAGTTCGAGACGCTGGATATCCGCCGGGCGCCTGGGTTTGCCCGTGACGGGCCCCTTCTAGATACAATCTCGCAGGATGTGACGATCGTCCACGGCCCTAATGGGGCTGGAAAGACCACTCTTGCGAAGGGGCTTCACTGGGCGTTGTGGCCCGAGACGGCTCCGCCGGAGGCACGGCTGACGGCACACTTCCGTGCTAACAACGACGACTGGCGGGTCGATATAGACGGGACGCGGGCATCGTTCCAACGTAACGGCGGGCCAGCCAACCAGCCGAGCCTCCCAGCGACTGAGTACCGCTCTCGTTACCAATTGGCGCTGCACGAGTTACTCCAGTCGGACACGGACAACGAATCCTTTGCAGACCGAATCCGGCGTGAGTCTGCTGGTGGATACGATCTCGACGCTGCTGGTGAGGCCCTTGGATTCAACGATACTCCCAGTACACGACGCAAAGGAGAGGTACGGGCTGCCAGCGAGGCTCTTGAGGCGGCGCGCGAGGCGAAGAGCGAAGTTGAAGAGATTCGTGAGGATCAACAGCGCCTTGACGAACTGAGACGACGCCGAGAGCAAGCGCGGGAGGACCACGCACATCTCGACTTAGTTGAGAGGGCGATCGAGTTCACTCAGACCCGTAACGAGATACGTGAGTACTGCGCCGAACTCAGGAGCTATCCGTCCGTTCTAGAGCAAGTAGACGGCGACGAGATCGAGACGGTTGAAAGGCTGGACAACGAGATCGAGACCTGGAAAGGTCGCAAGGAGGACGCTGAAGGCAAAAAAGAGGAGGCGACGGACTCACTCGACGACGCTGATCTTCCGGAGAGCGGCCTTCCCGACGGATTGCTGGAGCAGGCCAAGACGCTGCAGCAGACGATCGGTTCGCTCGAAGAGGATATCCGCCGACAAAAGAGCGAGCTTGAGGGTGTAAAGGAACGAAGGAAGCAGGAGAGAACTGAGATTCCGCTTGACCTCGAACGCGAGGATCTCGCCGGCCTCAATCCAGAAATGTGGCCGGACGTTGAGGACTTCGTTACTACTGCTGCTGAGGTACGTGCAGAACGACAACTCAAGAGAGCAATCGAAGAGCGGCTTGGCAATCCGCAGCGTCCCGATGCCGACCCAGACACGCTGGGTCGCGGTCAGCAAGCGCTCGAACAGTGGCTAGAAACACCGGAGGAAGGCGCTAAAGAGTCCGACAATCGCCTACAGACGGTCCGTAGAGTCGCGCTGGTGTCGTCTGTGCTGCTTGTCATCGCCGGTATCGCTCTCGGAGCGCTGGTCTCACCGCTGGGATACGGCCTTGCGATTGTCGGCGGTATATTGGCCGTCTACGTGTTCGTGCAGTCGGGGTCCGATAGGTCCGAGGACGGCCAGCGGGCTACGCATCGACAGACATACGAAGATCTCGTTCTCGATCCGCCTGCTTCTTGGGAACCATCGGCGGTCCGAGAACAACTTCGCTCGCTCTACTCCGACGAGGCGTCACACATCCTTGCCGACCAGCAGGAACAGCAGGCTGCTACGTTGTCTCCCGACAGTGATCTGGAACAGAAAGAAGCCACCCTTGAAGAACGGCGGACGAAGCTCAGAGAGAGCCTCGGTGCTGCTCCCGAGGGCCCAGGCGTAGAGCTAATGCCGATGGTCAAAGGAATCGTTCGGTGGCAGCGGGCCCACGCCGAGGTGAAAAAGTACGAAGGGCGGGTCAAGCAACTCGAATCAGAAGCAACAACCAAGCGTCAGGAACTCACTGAACTCCTCTCACCGTACTTTGACGATGTCCAAGTGACCTCTGCGGAGACAGCTGAAGGGCATGTTTCGGCTCTCGAAGATCGGCAAGAGCAGTATGAATCTGCCCAGGAGCAACTGGAATCGGCGAGAGGAGAAATCCAGGAGGCGAAAGAGGAACTGAACGAGCGAATCGAGCGTCGTGATGGGGTATACAAAGAACTCGGTGTCGACCCAGGAGACGATGACCGACTGCGGGATCTCTGCGAGCAGGTTGACGAATATGAGGACATCAAGGCCGACATCGATGGTGCACAAACGCGTGCTCGAATGCAGTCTCGAGAGATGGCGGAATACGAAGGGTATGATCCCTCGCTGAAGACCGAGAAACTTGGAACACTGAAACAGCGGGCACAGCGTCTCCGTGAGACGGCCGAGGACCCAGAGGAACTCAGCGATCAGATCAGCCGCATCGAAGAGCGGGTTCAGGGAGCGAAGGAGCGAACAAACGTCGAGGAGGCCCTCAAAAAGCGTGATGCGGCGCTAGAGGATTTAGAAGACCTATATGAGTCGGATGCCGCGTCGATGGTGGGTCATACACTTCTTGAGCATGTTCGGGAGGTAACCCGAGAGGCCAGCCGCCCGCCCGTGTTTGAGCGTGCCCGAGAACTCCTCGCTGAAATCACCCAAGGCCGGTACCGCCTCGACATAGCCGAGGATTCGGGGCGCTTCCGTGCATACGACAGCGTCGACGAGAGGGGGTACGCCTTAGACGAACTCTCGAGTGGAACGCAACTACAAGTCCTCCTAGCTGTACGGCTAGCGTTTGTCGACCAGCAAGAGCAGGGAGTCGCACTGCCGTTACTGATGGACGAGACATTGGCGAACTCTGATGACCGCCGTGCTGAGGTTATCATCGACGCGGTGATTGAGTTGGCCCGCGCTGGGCGACAGGTGTTCTATTTCACAGCACAGGGTGATGAAGTGGCGAAGTGGCGCGAGGCGCTAGAAGCGGCAAGTGAGGTAGACTACGAAACGGTGGACCTAGCCGAGCAGCGCGACCTGGAACAATCCGTCGATGTCCCCTCACTTGAGGCCTACCAGAGGGGGCCCGAGGGACCACCAGCTCCGGAAGGACGGGATCATGGTGCTTACGGTACGGCACTGGACGTGCCGCAGTTCAACCCCCGGAAGGGGGCTGGCGGGGCACACCTCTGGTACATCGTCGACGACGTCGAGCTACTGTATGAACTAATGGAGCTGGGTGTCGAGAGGTGGGGGCAGCTTCGAACACTGGCCACCGAAACGACTCTCGAGGCCGTGGCAGCACAGGATGCACTAAACGATGCGTTAGCACTCGGACGGGCGCTTGAGACGTTCGTCGAGGCCTGGCAGGTGGGCCGTGGAGCGTACGTCGATCGTCAAGTGATTGAGTCGACGGATGCAGTCACGGAGAATTTCGTAGATGAAGTAGCAGACCTCGCTAAGGAACTCAACGGGGATGGTGAGGAGCTGGTGGAAGCACTTCGAGCTGGCGAGGTATCGAGATTCAGGCGAAACAAAGCCGACGAGTTTGAGACATACCTCACGGAAAGCGGGTACATCGACCCAGTTGACCCTCTAGAGCCAGCTGAGGTCCGAGTTCGAGTGGTGAATCGACTGGTAGCCGAAGGAGTTTCGGAAAGTACTGCGAAGCAGAGAGCAACACAGCTGATGAGCCGACTCGACGAGGGCGTAGAGACGATGGTGGACAGTCCTGAGGCACAGACATAA
- a CDS encoding DNA repair exonuclease, with the protein MGSELRLVCTGDLHLGRSPSRAPAEADDSACSPRGVWTRTVDLAVDREADAVVVTGDIVDEENEYIEAYGVFEREVIRLDDAGIPILIVSGNHDWDLAPDMVDDLGIGNVRLLGRDGNWERHTLDGHNGARAHIDGWSFPAKQVTRSPLSAYEFDTDTDDPVIGVAHIDLDATESRYAPVRTAELRGTGADAWLLGHIHVPGIRVDSDPLILYPGSPQGLDPGEPGCHGPWEVTVDTDSSATVTARQQPLAKLRYDTLSVDVSGVDEPTDLPALISERARDHVQTDVDVETVDHVVMKLTLTGRTSAHTALRDYREDILNIERREAGVQVTIGDLTLDTRPDIDLENLADSDGPAGYLAELLLSIQEDAVRDNHSDLVDDAADTLEAVYGADAYRELRRERDQFTRPDEEDAVNHLEQQAQLVLDKLVQQVEGDV; encoded by the coding sequence GTGGGCAGTGAGCTAAGGCTGGTGTGTACTGGTGATCTACATCTAGGGCGCTCGCCCTCCAGAGCGCCAGCTGAGGCCGACGACAGTGCCTGTTCTCCTCGTGGCGTCTGGACACGAACAGTCGATCTAGCAGTCGACCGAGAAGCGGATGCAGTCGTCGTGACTGGCGACATCGTCGACGAGGAGAACGAGTATATCGAGGCTTATGGTGTCTTTGAGCGAGAAGTGATCCGGCTCGATGATGCCGGAATTCCAATCCTCATAGTGAGCGGGAATCATGACTGGGATCTGGCACCGGACATGGTAGATGATTTGGGGATAGGTAATGTCCGCCTGCTCGGTCGCGACGGAAACTGGGAACGGCACACGCTCGACGGACATAATGGGGCCCGCGCACACATCGACGGGTGGTCGTTCCCAGCCAAGCAGGTCACCCGGTCGCCACTCAGCGCGTATGAGTTCGATACCGATACCGATGATCCGGTTATTGGAGTTGCTCATATTGATCTGGACGCTACAGAAAGCCGATACGCTCCGGTCAGAACCGCAGAGCTTCGAGGAACAGGAGCCGACGCTTGGTTGCTTGGTCACATACACGTCCCCGGAATACGAGTCGACAGCGACCCGCTGATTCTATATCCTGGGTCCCCACAGGGATTAGACCCCGGCGAGCCGGGGTGTCACGGCCCCTGGGAAGTCACAGTCGATACTGACTCCTCAGCCACGGTCACCGCGAGACAGCAACCGTTAGCCAAACTCCGATACGATACACTATCGGTCGATGTGTCTGGTGTCGACGAACCGACTGACCTCCCTGCTCTCATCTCTGAGCGGGCGCGTGACCACGTCCAGACTGACGTTGATGTCGAGACGGTCGACCATGTTGTGATGAAGCTCACCCTCACCGGTCGGACCTCAGCGCATACGGCGCTCCGTGACTATCGCGAGGATATTCTAAATATCGAACGACGAGAGGCAGGTGTCCAGGTCACCATCGGTGACCTCACCCTCGACACACGACCTGATATCGATCTGGAAAACCTTGCGGATAGTGATGGGCCAGCGGGATACTTAGCGGAACTGCTACTGTCGATCCAAGAGGACGCCGTCCGAGACAACCATTCCGATCTCGTCGACGACGCCGCGGACACGCTCGAGGCGGTATACGGAGCTGACGCTTACCGTGAGCTCAGGAGAGAGAGGGACCAGTTCACCAGACCGGACGAGGAGGATGCCGTCAACCATCTTGAACAACAAGCACAGCTCGTTCTCGACAAACTTGTCCAGCAGGTGGAGGGTGATGTATGA